TCACAGGGCGGCTTGGAAAGTCTGTCGGCGCGGCGCTTGCCGCGAAGGTGGCAAGGGCCAGGGTTGCGGCAGTCAGAAGCATTCTCATGTTTTTCTCCTCCCAGAGTGGTTTCAGGAATTCTTGCGAACGAGCCAGCGCATTTGCACGCTGCTCCTTGCCGCATCCGATTCTTCAGCTTTCGGCCCGTCGATACGGGCCGCGGGTCGGCCTAGGCAATGAACAGTTCCTCGGCGGCAACCCGGCGCGGCGTCAGCTGCTGCTGTGCCGCGAAGTCCAGGAGCTTCTGGATCGAGGCGTGATTGGGCGAAAGTCCGATCGGATGCATATCCTGCGTTGCGGCCAGACCCATTGCAGCGCCCGCCAGCGCACCCGCGCTGCGTGCGTGCTTCACGGATCGCGAGAAGAGGTCGGTGACTTCCTCCACGATCCACGGGTGGGTCTCCACAAGCTCGGATTTTAGCGCCACTAGATGGTTGACCGGGAAGATGCCCGTCGCGCCGTACCAGGCTCTTGCCGCCGCATCCGCATCGGGAACGACCGTGCGCATGCCGGCAGGAATGCCCTGCAATCCCATCACCGCGTCGACTTCGCCATCCGCGAGCATGGCGGCCAGCGACCGGCCCGACGTGGATCTCACGACATATGACGGATCGGCACAGCTTTCGACATGCGCGCCCTCCTGGGTGACCCAGGTCACGCGTTCGAGGGGAATGCCGTACTCCGTCTCCAGAATGCCACGTGCCCAGACGCCGCTGGTCTGGGGCCAGGACCTGACCCCGACCCGTCGCCCGACCAGGTCCGTGGCCTGTCTTATGTCGGAGTTTTCGAAGCACAGGATCGACTGATGGTGGAACCGCCGCGAGACCGGAATCGGCAGCAGGGTGAGAGGGATCCTGGCCAGATAGGCCTGCGCGTAGCTCACGACCGGCATCTCGGACAGGTCGAATTCCAGCTCGCGTATCATCCGCCGGAAGGTGGTGTAGAACGGCTCGACCTTGACCAGATCGAGCGCCAGCCGATCGGAGCGAACCTCACCGTTCCAGATCGGCAGGACTTCCGGGGTCGCGCCGATCGCCGTGTTGAGAAGCAGTGGACTGCTCATCGAAGTGTCTCCTTGAAATCCTGTGTCGAAGACGTCGCTTCGCCGGAGGCATCCGCGCGAGTTCGAGATACGAACCGAAGCGCCTTCATCGTCTCACTCAACGATCTCGCACCCCTTCTCGGAGAGCACCCGATCTATCCAGCTGCGGTCCATCTGCCCTGCCAGGATCTGCGCCATCTGACGCGTCTCGGCGACAGTCTTCTGCTGCGCCTGCAACAGGACATCTGCGGCTGACCCGCGCGGCACCGCCAGCAGCCCGTCCCGATCTCCGAGCATCAGGTCTCCCGGCGCGATTGGAATGCCCTCGATGCTGATGGGAAGCCCGATTTCGCCCGGACCGTCCCGGTATGGCCCCCGCGGCGTGATCCCGAGGCCATAGATCGGCAGGTTGATCTCCATGAGCGCCTCGCTGTCCCTCACCGCGCCGTAAATGACGAAGCCCGCCACCTTCCGCACCTTTGCATGGGCGACCATCATTTCGCCGATCACCGCGTTGGTCACGTCACCGCCGCCGTCATAGACGATCACGTCGCCGGGATGCGCCATGTCGATTGCTTTGTGCAGCATCAGATTGTCGCCCGGGCGGCTGCGCACCGTCAGCGCCGGACCGGCAAGAACGCCATCCCGGTGCATCGGGCGAAGGCGATTCCCCATGCCCGTCAGGCGGTGCATCGAGTCGCTGACATTTGCCACGGGGATGCTGCGGAAGGCATCGACCAGGGTTCTTTCCACCCGGTCCCAGCTCATCTTGATTCGAAAGCCTGCGCTCATCTCACTCTCCTCAGACTGCCGCTTCAGTCGCCAGCTTGGGGAGTTTCAGACGGGTGAAGAGCTTCAGGGCATTGCCTGAATAGATCTTCTCGCGATCCTGCGGGGTCAACTGCGTGTTCGCGTCGATGTAGCGGCGCGTATCGTCGAAGAAGTGGCCGGTGTCGGGATCGGCGCACCGAAGCGCCCCGTGCATCTCGGAGGCGAACAGGACGTTGTCGACCGGCACCACTTCCGCCAGCAGGTTGATCCCGGGCTGGTGGTAAACGCAGGTGTCGAAATAGAGGTTCTCTCCCATCATCTGAGCCGGCTCAGGACGGCCGCGGTCGATCGCGAGCCCGCGATAGCGGCCCCAGTGATAGGGCACCGCACCGCCGCCGTGCGGGATGATGAAGCGCAGCTTCGGAAAGCGGGTGAACAGGTCCGAATCCAGTATCTGCATGAAGGCGGTGGTGTCGGCGTTGATGTAGTGCGCGCCGGTGAAATGGAAGTTCGGGTTGCAGGACTGGCTGACATGGATCATCGCCGGCACGCCCAACTCTTCGAGCTTCTCGTAGAGCCGGAACCACCAGGGATCGGTCAGGGGCGGATCGGTCCAGAAGCCGCCGCTCGGGTCCGGATTGAGGTTGCAGCCGATGAAGCCCATCTCCTCAACGCAGCGGACGAGTTCGGGGATCACGTTTTCGGGCGGGCGGCCCGGCGACTGCGGCAGCTGGCAGACCGGAGCGAAATTCTCGGGATAGAGATCGCAGACCCTGCGGATCAGGTTGTTGCAAAGCCGCGACCATTGCTGGCTCATGCGCTCGTCGCCGATGTGATGGCCCATGCCGCCTGCGCGGGGAGAGAATATCGTCAGGTCGATCCCGCGTTCGCGCTGAAGACGCAACTGTGTGTTCTCAAGGCTCTCGCGGATCTCGTCGTCGGAGATCGGGAAGCCTTCCCGGTTGCCCAGTTTCGACAGGTCACCCTTGGCCTCCATCTGTTCCTTGCGCCAGGCTTCGTGCGGCGCCGGCGCGGTCGTGTAGTGTCCGTGACAGTCGATGATCATTCGTCTTTCCCTGGCATCAATTCGCAAACAAGTTGGTGCGGCGCGCGGCCGCGGTGGTTCCTCGGCGTGATTGGCAATCAGTCGTCCCCGGCGGGCGCCAGCTCCGTTCTCCCGGCCAGCCGCCGACGCAGCACGGCGCCGAACAGCATCCATCCCAGCATCAGCACCGAGACCGCCAGCGCCGTTGCGGCAAGCGGGCTGCTGACCAGGTAGCTGAGCTCTCCCCGCCCAAGGATCATCGCCCGTCGGAAATTCTCCTCGAGCATCGGGCTGAGGACGAAGCCGATCAGAAGCGGCGCGGCCGAGTAGCCTTGCCGGCGCAGCAGGTAGCCGGCGAGGCCCATCACCAGCGTCGCGATCACGTCGGCGGTCGAATTGTGGACGCTGTAGCTGCCGACGCAGATCAGGACGACGATGGCTGGATAGAGGTAGCGGTAGGGCACGTTCAGAAGCGACACCCAGATCCCGATCAACGGAATGTTCAGGATGAGCAGAAGCAGGTTGCCGATCCAGAAGCTGGCGACCAGGCCATAGTAGAGTTCCGGGTTGGACCCGATCATCATCGGTCCGGGCACGACACCGTGGACCATCAGGGCTCCGATGATGACCGCCATCGTCGGCGTGCCGGGAATGCCCAGGGTCAGCGTCGGAATGAAGGCTGCCTGCACGGCCGCGTTGTTTGCCGCCTCGGGCGCCGCTACGCCCTCGATGGCGCCGTTGCCGAAGCGTTCGGGCCGGCGTGAAATCTTCTTCTCGGTCGCATAGGCAACGATGGACGCGATCGACGGTCCGGTGGCGGGCAGTGCCCCGAAGACGCAGCCCGAGAGCGAGCCGCGCAGCGTCGGCCAGACGCTCGTTTTCCACTCCTCGCGCGACGGCAGCATCGAGGCAATCGAGACCTTGTGGCGCACGCGCTTCGAACCGCCGGTGATCGACGCGATGATCTCGGAGAGGCCGAAGAGACCCATCGCCACAGGCACCAGCCCGATTCCGTCGATCAGATAGTGCGAACCGAAGGTGTAGCGCTCGGCCCCGTTATAGATGTCGATCCCCACGGTGCCCATCAGCCCACCGATCGCCATCATCACCAGGCCCTTGTAGGGGTCCGATCCGCCGATTGTCGAAACCGCGATGAAGCAGAGGGCGATCAGCGCGAAATACTCGGCCGGTCCGAAGGCAAGGCCGATCTTCACGATGAGCGGCGTCAGCGCCATAAGCATGATGATGCCGATGCTGCCGCCAATGAAGGATGCGATGGTGGTGATGAAAAGCGCCACCCCCGCCTTGCCGCGCTTGGCCAGCGGGTAGCCTTCGACACAGGTGATCGCGCTGGCTGGCGTCCCGGGCAGGTTCAGCAGGATGGCTGCGGTCGAGCCGCCGTATTCCGCGCCGTAGTAGACGCCGGCAAGCATGACGATCCCGGTCGTGGGGTCGAGGGCGAACGTCAGCGGCATCAGCAGCGAGATTGCCGCCAGCGGGCCGAGGCCCGGGATCACACCGATCGCGGTGCCGACGAAGACGCCGAAGAGGCACGCCATCAGGTTCTGCGGCAACAGCGCAGTGGCGAGGCCGAGGGACAAGAACTCCATAGGTCAGCTCGTTCCGATGAATTGCAGCGGTACGCTCAGGGCGTAGACGAAGATCAGCCAGACGGCCGCGGCGAAGGCTGCTGCGAAGAGAAGGAACGCCCAGTAGTTGCGCTCGACCTGGCCCGCATATGCGACCAGCATCGACACCACGATGGTGGGGAACAGGCCGACCTGCTCCACCAGCAGGATGAAGAGCAAGACAGCGCCTGCCACCGCCACCAGGGGCCGCAGCGCCCATGGTTCGGCCTCTTCCTCAACGGGCACGGCGTAGGACCGGAGCGAGATCACGACGATGATCGCTGCAAAGGCCAGCGGAAAGATGCCGGAGCCGATGTTGGCGGCCGTGCCGATGCCGAAATCCAGCGCCAGCCAAAAGGCGACCGAGCCAGCGAAGGCAAGGATCAGCCACACGGGATTGCGGCGCGCCGCCGCGTTTCTCGTCTCGGGATCGAGCATGGGAATGCCCCTTGGATTGGGATGCCGCAGCTTTGCCGGCTGGCCGCCAAGCTCGGGGGCCAGCCGGTAGCCGTCTTACTTGAAGGCCGGATTGTCGAGAATCTTGCCCCACCAGTCGAACTGCTCGACGATCAGGGCTCCGAAGGCCTCTGGCGTATCGGACACTGCAACTTCCGATCCGATGGCAAGCATCTTCGACTTCGCCCCCTCCGAGCCCTTCATCGACACCACCGCCGCGTGCAGCTTGGCGATCGCTTCCGGCGGCGTGCCCTTCGGCGCAACCACGCCGAACCAGGACCCCATCTGCAGGTCGGGCAATCCGGCTTCGGTTGTGGTCGGCACGTCGGGCATGAGGCTCGACCGCTCGGCGGCGGCCAGCGCGATCGGGCGCAGCGCGCCCGAGGCGATGTGCGGCAGGAAGGTCGGGAAGTTGTTCAGGTAGACCTGAACCCGCCCGGCGACCACATCGTTCAGGGCATCGCCCGCACCCTGATAGGGCACATGGATCATCTTGGATCCGGTCATCTCGTTGTAGAGCTCGCCGGCGACATGCGCGACCGTCCCCACCCCTCCCGAGGCGAAGTTCAGCTGCGTCTCCCCCTTCGAGGTCAGCGCCATCATTTCCGCAAGGGTCGCCGCCTTCACGTCGGGGTTGACCGCGATCAGCACAGATGAATCGACCACGAGGCTGATCGGCGCGAAATCCTTCACGGCGTCGTAGCCAACATCGCGCAGGTTGGGGTTCACGGAATGGGTCCCCGCCGTGGCGAAGAGCAGCGTGTAGCCGTCGGGTTTCGCCCCGGCCGCCATCGCCGTACCGACGCTCCCACCGCCGCCGCCGCGGTTCTCGACCACGACCGGCTTGCCGAGTTCCGTGCTCATGTGATCGGCGACGATGCGTGCGATCACATCGGAGTTGCCCCCGGCCGAGAACGGCACGATCAGCGTGATCGGCCTCTCGGGATACTCTGCCCTGGCGCTTGTGGCCGCAAACGTGGCCGCGGCCAAGCATGCGATCGCCAGGGATCGAAGTGTTCTTTTCATGGAAGTCCTCCCTAACTCCGAGGACACTGGACCACGAAAACCAAACAGCCGGCCATCCGATTTTCA
This portion of the Mesorhizobium shangrilense genome encodes:
- a CDS encoding tripartite tricarboxylate transporter permease, which codes for MEFLSLGLATALLPQNLMACLFGVFVGTAIGVIPGLGPLAAISLLMPLTFALDPTTGIVMLAGVYYGAEYGGSTAAILLNLPGTPASAITCVEGYPLAKRGKAGVALFITTIASFIGGSIGIIMLMALTPLIVKIGLAFGPAEYFALIALCFIAVSTIGGSDPYKGLVMMAIGGLMGTVGIDIYNGAERYTFGSHYLIDGIGLVPVAMGLFGLSEIIASITGGSKRVRHKVSIASMLPSREEWKTSVWPTLRGSLSGCVFGALPATGPSIASIVAYATEKKISRRPERFGNGAIEGVAAPEAANNAAVQAAFIPTLTLGIPGTPTMAVIIGALMVHGVVPGPMMIGSNPELYYGLVASFWIGNLLLLILNIPLIGIWVSLLNVPYRYLYPAIVVLICVGSYSVHNSTADVIATLVMGLAGYLLRRQGYSAAPLLIGFVLSPMLEENFRRAMILGRGELSYLVSSPLAATALAVSVLMLGWMLFGAVLRRRLAGRTELAPAGDD
- a CDS encoding RraA family protein, producing MSAGFRIKMSWDRVERTLVDAFRSIPVANVSDSMHRLTGMGNRLRPMHRDGVLAGPALTVRSRPGDNLMLHKAIDMAHPGDVIVYDGGGDVTNAVIGEMMVAHAKVRKVAGFVIYGAVRDSEALMEINLPIYGLGITPRGPYRDGPGEIGLPISIEGIPIAPGDLMLGDRDGLLAVPRGSAADVLLQAQQKTVAETRQMAQILAGQMDRSWIDRVLSEKGCEIVE
- a CDS encoding Bug family tripartite tricarboxylate transporter substrate binding protein — encoded protein: MKRTLRSLAIACLAAATFAATSARAEYPERPITLIVPFSAGGNSDVIARIVADHMSTELGKPVVVENRGGGGGSVGTAMAAGAKPDGYTLLFATAGTHSVNPNLRDVGYDAVKDFAPISLVVDSSVLIAVNPDVKAATLAEMMALTSKGETQLNFASGGVGTVAHVAGELYNEMTGSKMIHVPYQGAGDALNDVVAGRVQVYLNNFPTFLPHIASGALRPIALAAAERSSLMPDVPTTTEAGLPDLQMGSWFGVVAPKGTPPEAIAKLHAAVVSMKGSEGAKSKMLAIGSEVAVSDTPEAFGALIVEQFDWWGKILDNPAFK
- a CDS encoding amidohydrolase family protein; translated protein: MIIDCHGHYTTAPAPHEAWRKEQMEAKGDLSKLGNREGFPISDDEIRESLENTQLRLQRERGIDLTIFSPRAGGMGHHIGDERMSQQWSRLCNNLIRRVCDLYPENFAPVCQLPQSPGRPPENVIPELVRCVEEMGFIGCNLNPDPSGGFWTDPPLTDPWWFRLYEKLEELGVPAMIHVSQSCNPNFHFTGAHYINADTTAFMQILDSDLFTRFPKLRFIIPHGGGAVPYHWGRYRGLAIDRGRPEPAQMMGENLYFDTCVYHQPGINLLAEVVPVDNVLFASEMHGALRCADPDTGHFFDDTRRYIDANTQLTPQDREKIYSGNALKLFTRLKLPKLATEAAV
- a CDS encoding tripartite tricarboxylate transporter TctB family protein, with protein sequence MLDPETRNAAARRNPVWLILAFAGSVAFWLALDFGIGTAANIGSGIFPLAFAAIIVVISLRSYAVPVEEEAEPWALRPLVAVAGAVLLFILLVEQVGLFPTIVVSMLVAYAGQVERNYWAFLLFAAAFAAAVWLIFVYALSVPLQFIGTS